A genomic segment from Blastopirellula marina encodes:
- a CDS encoding adenylate kinase family protein, giving the protein MHKYVFMGVQGSGKGTQAKLLEQHLDLTHIGVGDILRWNIKNHTKLAAKIKRILNAGKLVDDEIVEEIVQRRLQEHDWNFGFILDGFPRNANQAAFFLESYDIDAVVHIVVPDEVIKKRVLARRLCEDCGVDFNVIDHRPKIEGRCDICGGKLIRRADDTEEVLANRLAEYHEKTKPVLEIFRRKELVVEVDGTQAVDVVQAEIRKSINII; this is encoded by the coding sequence ATGCACAAGTATGTGTTCATGGGCGTACAGGGTTCCGGTAAAGGAACTCAGGCCAAACTATTAGAACAGCATCTGGATCTGACCCACATCGGTGTCGGGGACATCTTGCGATGGAACATCAAGAACCACACCAAGTTAGCGGCGAAGATCAAGCGTATTCTAAACGCCGGTAAGCTGGTCGATGACGAAATCGTTGAAGAAATCGTCCAGCGTCGACTGCAAGAGCATGACTGGAACTTCGGCTTCATCCTCGACGGCTTTCCGCGGAATGCCAATCAGGCCGCGTTTTTCCTGGAAAGCTACGACATCGACGCGGTCGTCCATATCGTGGTGCCGGACGAGGTGATCAAAAAACGCGTCCTCGCTCGCCGGTTGTGTGAAGATTGCGGGGTCGACTTCAACGTGATCGATCACCGCCCGAAAATCGAAGGTCGGTGCGATATCTGCGGCGGAAAGCTGATCCGTCGGGCCGACGATACGGAAGAAGTTCTGGCCAATCGTTTGGCCGAATACCACGAGAAAACCAAGCCCGTGCTCGAGATCTTCCGCCGTAAGGAACTGGTCGTCGAGGTTGACGGAACCCAAGCTGTCGACGTCGTTCAGGCCGAGATCCGTAAATCTATCAACATCATTTAG